One window of the Thermodesulfomicrobium sp. WS genome contains the following:
- a CDS encoding DUF2207 domain-containing protein: MKHLAALILLMVWGACAQTAAAAQERVLHFHAEITVHPDASLTVEETIAVQATGETIRRGIVREFPTRYTDSHGRTMEVGFTLIRVLRDGHPEPYHVERRHNGVAIFIGSKDVFLAPGQYVYTIAYRTTRQLGFFAEHDELYWNVNGNGWRLPMDQVTGTVQLPPGATSFAGRAYEGPQGSTAGFDLPSGESRIFFASTRPYAPGEGLTIVVTWPKGWVTPSDDAPTSLDDLGRFLVAPQALSSPTATAAGLGLALALGYYVFAWIRVGRDPAPGVIIPRFDPPQGFSPAMVRMLFHLGFDTTAMTAAIVNLAVRGLLCIEDAGSSSRSIKLTPPAVPPALPPGEAALWEALSARGRRHVRLDGSDHRVMRAARTALQHALEKELAGAYFRTNSAWTLPGLAITGMCMVVIGISTPQLPVFFFLCVWLTFWSFGCIAMLRQVWQGWKSPFLRQKAAATVLAVFSIPFLGGEVLGLWFLQNVVGLPTTAALAGQMGAAVLFYHLLKAPTVAGRRILDAIEGFRMYLRLAEKERLELLHPPEETPALFERFLPYAIALEVENAWGARFARILQEAGYTPSWYVGAHFHPHTPSSFAQNLSHELSSSIAAAAQAPGSSSGMSGGSSGGGGGGGGGGGW; the protein is encoded by the coding sequence ATGAAACACCTGGCTGCCCTCATCCTCCTCATGGTCTGGGGCGCCTGCGCCCAGACGGCTGCGGCCGCCCAGGAGCGGGTGCTCCATTTTCACGCGGAAATCACCGTGCACCCGGACGCCAGTCTCACGGTGGAGGAGACTATCGCCGTCCAAGCCACGGGGGAAACCATCCGCCGGGGCATCGTGCGCGAGTTTCCTACCCGCTACACCGACTCCCATGGCCGCACCATGGAAGTGGGCTTTACACTCATCCGCGTGCTGCGCGACGGCCATCCCGAGCCCTACCACGTGGAACGCCGGCACAACGGCGTCGCCATCTTCATCGGCTCCAAAGACGTCTTCCTTGCCCCGGGCCAGTATGTGTACACCATCGCCTACCGGACCACCCGCCAATTGGGATTCTTTGCCGAGCACGACGAACTCTACTGGAACGTCAATGGCAATGGCTGGCGTCTGCCCATGGACCAGGTCACCGGTACCGTGCAACTCCCGCCCGGCGCTACGAGCTTCGCCGGCCGCGCCTATGAAGGTCCTCAAGGCAGCACCGCCGGCTTCGACCTGCCCAGCGGCGAGTCCCGCATCTTTTTTGCCAGCACCCGGCCGTATGCTCCAGGAGAAGGACTGACCATCGTGGTCACCTGGCCCAAAGGTTGGGTCACCCCATCCGACGACGCCCCCACGTCCCTCGATGACCTGGGGCGCTTTCTCGTGGCGCCGCAGGCCCTGTCCTCCCCCACAGCAACAGCCGCGGGCCTCGGTCTCGCGCTTGCCTTGGGATACTACGTTTTTGCCTGGATACGGGTGGGCAGGGACCCCGCGCCAGGAGTCATCATCCCGCGCTTCGATCCGCCCCAAGGGTTCTCGCCAGCCATGGTGCGCATGCTCTTTCACCTGGGCTTCGACACCACCGCCATGACCGCGGCAATCGTCAACCTCGCGGTACGCGGCCTGCTCTGCATTGAGGATGCCGGATCCTCTTCCCGCAGCATCAAGCTCACGCCCCCGGCCGTCCCCCCCGCGCTTCCCCCCGGAGAAGCCGCCCTGTGGGAAGCGCTGTCGGCCCGCGGCCGTCGCCATGTGCGCCTCGATGGCTCGGACCACCGGGTGATGCGCGCGGCCCGCACCGCCCTGCAGCACGCCTTGGAAAAGGAGCTGGCCGGGGCCTATTTTCGCACCAACAGCGCCTGGACGCTGCCAGGACTCGCCATCACCGGCATGTGCATGGTTGTGATTGGCATCTCCACCCCGCAGTTACCGGTCTTTTTCTTCCTCTGTGTGTGGCTCACCTTCTGGAGTTTCGGCTGCATCGCCATGCTGCGCCAGGTGTGGCAGGGCTGGAAGAGCCCGTTTTTGCGGCAAAAGGCGGCAGCCACGGTGCTCGCCGTGTTTTCCATACCGTTTCTGGGCGGAGAGGTCCTCGGGCTGTGGTTTCTCCAAAATGTGGTGGGGCTTCCGACTACAGCAGCCCTAGCCGGCCAGATGGGGGCAGCGGTACTCTTCTATCACCTCCTCAAGGCACCGACGGTGGCCGGCCGCCGCATCCTGGACGCAATCGAAGGATTCCGCATGTACCTGCGCCTGGCGGAAAAGGAACGCCTGGAACTCCTCCACCCGCCCGAAGAGACGCCCGCGCTCTTCGAGCGCTTTCTCCCCTACGCCATCGCCCTGGAGGTGGAAAACGCCTGGGGCGCCCGCTTTGCCCGCATCCTCCAAGAGGCCGGCTACACCCCCTCGTGGTATGTGGGGGCCCACTTCCATCCCCACACCCCCAGCTCCTTTGCCCAGAACCTGAGCCACGAGCTGAGCTCCAGCATCGCCGCCGCGGCACAGGCGCCCGGGTCTTCCTCGGGCATGAGCGGAGGATCTTCCGGAGGCGGCGGGGGCGGGGGCGGCGGGGGCGGCTGGTAG
- a CDS encoding penicillin-binding protein activator, which yields MNTSRILFVVLLFSALAACAPKTVIRSKPPEPRPPQERIEPAYPRRIPSAEAPIPPGPQERPITEPSQPDPVADRLAAILRTAPDWPTQESTGMELFQRQWETRQYLAAMNTLALLYGLTTEAAARASLESLALSRAQNLPAAERDRMLSGNTAWLVFPWNLVAWAQARAQITEDPSRLETLRPTLETILSRGGLVNTRVLQDQLLALSQQGGQMLSTDVVFFLPQSGPYAAISRRVFLGAKLAETELKAAGTTLQLRVIDAAAPGALGELSMLPAGAVVAGPLRKEDWDRVTQAGLHRQLAFLTFFPSLPQEGQDGWRLLASPEDQAQALVQAMELFGATAAAVLYPQDRFGMAMAPLFTQALEAAGGRIAQSASYDPAEPAAWGKIVARMLGAADKDSAYPLPPFDALFVPDSLLKAQQIVAFLHYYNAGHLLVLGPQLWSQAAEAPELEKEIFRLAVFPSALNPATTQAQHLAAQAAAAGTTLDGWLALGYDITRLVLRLPAYTGDPARFSAALGAAAGAMNWTIAPIRFDVAGRAHQTLIPMQITTEGLKLPDWEALRQLRDQRIQKRNAAHIPPKS from the coding sequence ATGAACACGTCCCGCATCCTCTTCGTCGTCCTGCTTTTCAGCGCTCTTGCGGCGTGCGCGCCCAAGACCGTCATCCGTTCCAAGCCGCCAGAGCCCCGTCCGCCCCAAGAGCGGATCGAGCCTGCCTACCCCCGCCGCATCCCCAGCGCCGAGGCCCCCATCCCCCCGGGCCCCCAAGAACGGCCCATCACCGAGCCCAGCCAACCAGACCCCGTGGCGGACCGGCTGGCGGCGATATTGCGCACCGCTCCCGATTGGCCCACCCAAGAATCCACCGGCATGGAGCTCTTCCAGCGCCAATGGGAGACCCGCCAGTATCTGGCGGCCATGAACACCCTGGCGTTGCTCTACGGCCTCACCACCGAAGCGGCGGCCCGGGCCTCGCTGGAGTCTCTGGCCTTGTCCCGGGCACAAAACCTGCCTGCCGCCGAGCGCGACCGCATGCTTTCCGGCAATACCGCTTGGCTGGTCTTCCCCTGGAACCTCGTCGCCTGGGCCCAGGCACGGGCGCAGATCACCGAAGACCCCAGCCGCTTGGAAACCCTACGCCCCACCTTGGAGACCATCTTGAGCCGCGGGGGGCTGGTGAATACCCGCGTGCTCCAGGACCAGCTTCTGGCCCTCTCCCAGCAAGGGGGACAGATGCTCTCCACGGATGTCGTCTTTTTCCTGCCCCAAAGCGGGCCATACGCCGCCATCTCCCGGCGCGTCTTTTTGGGCGCCAAGCTTGCCGAAACGGAACTCAAGGCCGCAGGGACGACCTTGCAGCTACGCGTCATCGACGCCGCTGCCCCCGGGGCCCTGGGAGAGCTGAGCATGCTTCCCGCCGGGGCCGTCGTTGCTGGCCCCTTGCGCAAGGAAGACTGGGACCGCGTCACCCAAGCGGGACTGCACCGCCAATTGGCCTTCCTCACCTTTTTCCCCTCCTTGCCCCAAGAAGGCCAGGACGGCTGGCGGCTGCTCGCCAGCCCTGAAGATCAGGCGCAGGCCCTCGTGCAGGCCATGGAACTTTTTGGCGCCACCGCCGCAGCGGTCCTCTATCCGCAGGACCGCTTCGGCATGGCCATGGCCCCGCTCTTTACCCAGGCACTGGAGGCCGCTGGCGGACGCATCGCCCAGTCTGCGAGCTACGACCCGGCCGAGCCTGCGGCCTGGGGCAAGATCGTGGCCCGAATGCTCGGGGCTGCGGACAAAGACTCCGCCTACCCGCTGCCTCCCTTCGACGCCCTGTTCGTGCCCGATTCCCTGCTCAAGGCACAGCAGATCGTGGCCTTCCTCCACTACTACAATGCCGGCCACCTGCTTGTCCTGGGGCCGCAGCTCTGGAGCCAGGCCGCGGAGGCGCCGGAGCTGGAAAAAGAGATCTTCCGCCTGGCGGTCTTTCCCAGCGCCCTCAACCCGGCCACGACACAGGCCCAGCACCTGGCGGCCCAGGCCGCTGCAGCGGGGACCACGCTCGACGGTTGGCTCGCCTTGGGCTACGACATCACGCGCCTTGTGCTGCGTCTGCCCGCCTATACCGGAGACCCGGCGCGCTTTTCTGCGGCCCTGGGCGCCGCGGCAGGCGCCATGAACTGGACCATCGCCCCTATCCGCTTCGACGTCGCCGGCCGGGCCCACC